Below is a genomic region from Azospirillum brasilense.
CGATCTTCTGCTGGCGCTGGGGGTCGGCGGGAACGCCATCGTCGCGATCGGCCTGCCGCTGAGCACCGTGCCCTTCCTGTATCTGCTTTACCGTGTGTGGCGCGGACGTGCTCCGGTGGCACGGGCAATCGCCCGCCCATTGGGCGTCGAGGTGAAGGACCACCCCACGCTTGGGCTGTGGGCGGTGGCGGCATCGGTCTATCTCGTCGTCTTGTGGCTGGTCGTCGCGGCGGCGGCGGTGCGGCTGGAGCCGGCGACGGGGCCGCGGATGCTTGCCAGCCTGCTGGTGGCGCTGGCCGTGCCGGCCATCGCGCTGATGGCCCAGCGCCCGCTCGCCCGCTTCTACCGGGGGGAGGAGACGGATGCGGGGAAGGCCGCGGTGGCGCGGGTGATGCGGGCGTTGTGGTCGGCCCTGTTCGTCGTCGGTGTCTTCGCCACCGCAGCCATCTGGGGATTTCGGGTGGAGCAGGCGACCGGAGCGACCGGCATCGCCCTGCGACTGCTGTTCAACGTGACGGTCGTGCTTCTGCTGGGCTACGTCGCCTGGACGATGGTGGTGCGGATGATCGATCGGACGCTGGAGGAGGCCCGGCACGACGGGGCGTCGTCGCGCGGGCAGCGGTTGGCGACGCTGCTGCCGCTGTTGCGGAAGTTCCTTCAGGTCGTGCTGGTCGCCATCGTCGTCATGATCGTCCTCTCCTCGCTGGGCATCGAGATCGGGCCGCTGCTCGCCGGCGCGGGGGTGGTCGGCATCGCCATCGGCCTCGGCGCGCAATCGACCATCGCCGACATCCTGGCCGGCGTCTTCTTCCTGCTGGAGGACGCCTTCCACATGGGCGACTATGTCGAGGTCGGCAACCTGCGCGGCACGGTGGAGGGCATCTCCCTGCGCTCGCTGAAGCTGCGCCACCACCGCGGCGCGGTGCACACGCTGCCCTTCGGCCAGATCAAGGCGTTGACCAACTACAGCCGCGACTGGGCGTTGATGCGTCTGGAGTTCCGCGTCCCGCCGGAGACCGATATGGGGCTGGTCAAAAAACTGGTGAAGGACGTCGGCAAGGAGCTGTCCGCCGACCCGGAGATGGGGCCGAGCTTCATCGAACCGCTGAAGTCCCAGGGCGTGCGGCGGGTGGAGGACGACGCGGCGATCATCGGCGTCAAGTTCATCACCAAGCCCAACGAGCAGTTCGTCATCCGGCGCGAGGCCTACCACCGCCTGATCCGCGCCTTCCAGGATCACGACATCCATCTGGTCGGGCGCGGCGTGGTGGTGCGGGTGGACGATCCGGAGGCGGCCAACCGGATCATCGGCTTCGCCGCCGCCCAGGCCATGAACGGCACCGGCAAGGAGAGCGGAGCGGCGGAGTGACGCCCGTCACGCCGCCGGCGTAACCGACAGCCAGGCCGCGATGACGAAGGCGGGCAGGCGGCCGAGCGCAGCGTCGTCCCGGCCGGTCTCTTCCTGCCACGTCCGGTGACGGTCCAGCGCGGTCCGCAGGACGGTCGCTCGCTCCGCCGCGGGGACGGCGGACAGGGCGGTGTCCAGGCTGGTCAGATAGGGCGGGAACTCGGCGTTGGGACCGGCGAGGCCGCGCTCTGTCCCCTCGGGGTCGAACCACACCTCGGCGGCGGCGGTGTCGGCACTGGGCGGGACGACCATGCCGCCGACATAGCCGGTGGGCTGGACCACCTTCCATCCCTTGCGGCTCGGCCCGGTGGTCCAGCCGAGCGCGCGGGCGACCTCCATCGTCGCGGAGCGAGTGGGCGCCTGCCGGGTGATGCGGTCCAGAAGGTCGGTCAGGTCGGCGGCATGCATCGGGGCGCTCCTTCGATAAACCTCTAGGCGATGAACCCTCAGGCGAAAAACCCTTCGGCCATGAACCAGCCGGATGGTCCTCAACGTACAACATCGGTGGCGGGCAGGGCGATGACAGCCTATCTGGGAAACGGCCCATCAGGCGAGAGGGAGCGGTGCGGAAAAGAATGACGGCCACCATCCTGGTGATTTTGATGACGCTGGTCCTGCTGCTGGCCGGTCCGGCCTTCGTGATCGCGTCGGGAACGGCGACGCTGGGGGTCGACTGGAGCCGGGCGGACCGCAAGTCGGTCGGCCTCGCCCCCGATCCCGCCACGACGCAGGAGGCGGTGGTGCAGGTCTACGCCGCCCGCGCCCTGTCCTGGCGCGGCGCCTTCGGCACGCACCCGTGGTTCGCGGTGAAGCCGGCGGGGGCGTCGGCCTACACCGTTTATGAGGTGATCGGCTGGCGGGTCTACCGCGGCCTGCCGGCGGTGGCGGTCAGCAAACGCGATCCGGACGGGCGCTGGTTCGGTTCGGCCCCCGCCGTGCTGGCCGAGCTGCGCGGCCCCGCCGCCGAGGCCGCCATTCCCAAGATCGCCGAGGCCGCCCAGAGCTACCCCTACGCCGGGGAATACCGAATCTGGCCCGGCCCGAACAGCAACACCTTCGCCGCCTGGGTGGGGCGGGCGGTGCCGGAACTGCGGCTCGACCTGCCCTCCACCGCCCTGGGCAAGGACTATCTGGGCACCGGCCTGATCGCGCGGGCGCCCAGCGGCACGGGCTGGCAGGTCAGCCTGTTCGGCCTTGCCGGCCTCCTCCTGGCCCAGGAGGAAGGGTTCGAGGTGAACCTGCTGGGCATGACCTTCGGGGTCGATCCCTTCGATCTCGCGGTCAAGATCCCGGGCGTCGGGCGGTTGGCACTGAACGCCCCCGCCCCGACGGCCCCGGCCGCTGAAAGCCCGCCGCCGGGCTGAGCCTCAGTTCTCCTCGGCCGCCGACATGCCGGTGCCGGCGGGGCCGAGCGGCGGGTTGCCGCGCTTGAGGCCGAGCCGGGTCATGCAGTCCCACGCCTCCTCCGCCGTGTCGGCGATGTCGAACAGTTCCAGGTCGCCGGCGCTGATCATGCCGTGGTCGGCCAGGGCGCGGAAATTCACCACCTCGTTCCAATAGTCGCGCCCGACGAAGACGATGGGCAGGCGGGAGGCCTTGTTGGTGTTGCGCAGGTTCAGGATCTCGAACGCTTCGTCGAAGGTGCCGAAACCGCCGGGGAAGATCGCCAGCCCGTTGGCGCGCATCGCCAGATGCATTTTCCGGATGGCGAAATAATGGAAGCGGAAGGTCAGTTCCGGCGTGCTGTAGGGGTTGGGGTGCGGTTCCTGCGGCAGGCTGATGTTGAAGCCGATGCTCGGCGCCCCGACCTCCTGCGCGCCGCGGTTGGCGGCCTCCATCAGGCCGGGACCGCCGCCGGTGGCGATCACGTTGTCCCGCTGCCCGTCCTCGGTCGGCGCCAGGGCGCCGCCGCGCTCCGACACGATGCGCCCGAAGGCCCGCGCCTCCTCGTACCAGGCCGCCTGCTTGGCCCGCCGTTCGGCCTGTTGCCGCTCCTCCAGCGTCCGGGCGTCGCGGAGAAGCTGCTCCGCCCGCTCGGGCGAAGGCACCCGCGCGCTGCCGTAGACCACGATGGTGGAGCGGATGCCCCAGGCCTTCAGCTCCGATTCCGGCTTGGCGTATTCGAGCATGAAACGCACCCCGCGCATCGGCTCGCTCAACAGGAAATCGCGGTCCTCGAAGGCGATGCGGTAGGCGGCGGATTCGTGGTTCGGCCTGCTGTCCTTCATGCTGTGCTCCGGGTGGGGACGGGGAACGGCTTCTGGTCATGTGGGGTCGCGGGCGATCCATTGCCCGGACTCAAAAGATTTGCATTCGAAGCAATTGTGCCGCAGACCGGAGGGAGGCGGAAGGGAAAGCGGTTCCGCGTCTTTCCATAAGCCTTGGCCCTGCCCACATCATGGTTCAGGGGCGTCTGCGCCCGACCTTCAGCGTCTTATCCGCGTCTTGTTCGTAAGGGGTGACGTTGAGCAGCATCGAGCCGCCATGGCCATCGGATGAGCGCGCCCGGATGGACCGGCTGAAGAGCTACGGCGTGCTGGACACGCCGCCGGAGGCGTCCTTCGACCGTCTGGCCCGGCTCGGCGCTCGC
It encodes:
- a CDS encoding mechanosensitive ion channel family protein, with the protein product MAQTPDAHTSTPGGPATALEVYAARLEAVAATYPQLPTILSDAFARPNGREAAVHPLRLLRGLVILFAAGTAALLLTGRVLAGPLRKLEADGGAPLLTGALRFVLGLVPVGAFALGVLVVYAIVRPPHPAAPAVLLAVLQAALTVLLTDRLIRFLCAPRRPRLRLIPLEDADARALHRTGVVTVTLAATVLGLIDLLLALGVGGNAIVAIGLPLSTVPFLYLLYRVWRGRAPVARAIARPLGVEVKDHPTLGLWAVAASVYLVVLWLVVAAAAVRLEPATGPRMLASLLVALAVPAIALMAQRPLARFYRGEETDAGKAAVARVMRALWSALFVVGVFATAAIWGFRVEQATGATGIALRLLFNVTVVLLLGYVAWTMVVRMIDRTLEEARHDGASSRGQRLATLLPLLRKFLQVVLVAIVVMIVLSSLGIEIGPLLAGAGVVGIAIGLGAQSTIADILAGVFFLLEDAFHMGDYVEVGNLRGTVEGISLRSLKLRHHRGAVHTLPFGQIKALTNYSRDWALMRLEFRVPPETDMGLVKKLVKDVGKELSADPEMGPSFIEPLKSQGVRRVEDDAAIIGVKFITKPNEQFVIRREAYHRLIRAFQDHDIHLVGRGVVVRVDDPEAANRIIGFAAAQAMNGTGKESGAAE
- a CDS encoding DUF3750 domain-containing protein; this encodes MTATILVILMTLVLLLAGPAFVIASGTATLGVDWSRADRKSVGLAPDPATTQEAVVQVYAARALSWRGAFGTHPWFAVKPAGASAYTVYEVIGWRVYRGLPAVAVSKRDPDGRWFGSAPAVLAELRGPAAEAAIPKIAEAAQSYPYAGEYRIWPGPNSNTFAAWVGRAVPELRLDLPSTALGKDYLGTGLIARAPSGTGWQVSLFGLAGLLLAQEEGFEVNLLGMTFGVDPFDLAVKIPGVGRLALNAPAPTAPAAESPPPG
- a CDS encoding LOG family protein, producing the protein MKDSRPNHESAAYRIAFEDRDFLLSEPMRGVRFMLEYAKPESELKAWGIRSTIVVYGSARVPSPERAEQLLRDARTLEERQQAERRAKQAAWYEEARAFGRIVSERGGALAPTEDGQRDNVIATGGGPGLMEAANRGAQEVGAPSIGFNISLPQEPHPNPYSTPELTFRFHYFAIRKMHLAMRANGLAIFPGGFGTFDEAFEILNLRNTNKASRLPIVFVGRDYWNEVVNFRALADHGMISAGDLELFDIADTAEEAWDCMTRLGLKRGNPPLGPAGTGMSAAEEN